GTGGTGGTCGTGGTGGTTTCGGTCACCGATCCATCTTCATGTTCGGTGGTCTCCGTGGTTTCGGTGGTTTCCGTGACCTGGGCCACGACGGGAAGGACCATCAAGCTGGCGATTCCAAATGCTTTGGTAATGGTTTTCATGGGATTCATGGTTGAGTCCGACAATCGCGGAATGACCCGCGGCATCGTTCGGCGCTACAATCGCAACCGCTGTGCCACCACCGGCACGCCATCCGCTGGAGAACGCGATATGAAGATCCGATTCTCCGCCTTCTTTGCCGTTGCAATCCTTGCTGCCACGCAGCTTTCCTGCACTTCGATGATCGAGAACGGTCACGACCACAGCCACGATCCAAAGTTCAAAAAGGAGCGGCGATCGTTCGGTTCAAACTGATGTTTCTGAAGCAAATTGCTTCCGCGATCATGCGGATCGCAATCAGGAGGCTTCGTCCTGATTCATCATGGCTCCGAAACGCTTCCGCAGAAGATATCCCGCGAGCAGGATTGCCGCCATCACACCCGTGAGGATGTAGATCCACGTCGGATTGAATGTCGTTACCGCACTGCCGGCACCGACCGGTACGAAGCAGAAGAGGACATAGGCCGGCGCACCCGCCCAAAGGTAAACGCGAAAGGGAACATCGGTCAGCGCGAGCAGATAAAGCTTGGCTGCATAGGGCGGACCGTGAATCGCGGCGAAGAGTGCCGTGAACCAGATCCGGTGCTTCTCCTTGATCGGCGGGATCTTCCGTCCCGCTTTCTCCAATCTGCGCCGGACACTGTCGCGGAAAGACCCGTGCGCCAGATAGAAGGCTGCGAAGTGGTGGAAGAAGGTTCCCGCCGTGGCCAGGATCATCCCGCCCGTGAGCCCGAAGCGCACGCCTGCCAGAAGTAGCAGAATGCTCAGCGGAAAGCCCAGCACCGGCAGGATGCAGAAGGCCGCTATGAACCATGCCGGGTGCAGGTCCTTGCCCCACGCCACCAGTGCCTCGCGGCTCAAGTCCGCCCGGTGGTGCCAGATCATCCAGCCTGCCAGCAGCAGGATCACCAGCGTCGAGGCGATCTTCCCCCGGTGCTTCATCATGAGTTCGGTGAGCTTCATGTGGGCGGATGAAGGGTTAGCTCCACGCAGAGCGGGAGATGATCGGATGCCATTATGGAGGTCGGTGTGCGTGGTCGCTCAACCCGTTCGACGCTGAAATGCGAGCTCGTGAAGATATGATCCAGCCGCAGGAATGGCGAGGTGGAAGGAAAGGTAGCGAGCGGGACGTGGTCCGGTGCGATCGTCTGACTGTCCCGCATCGCTCCCGCCAACCGCCTGAACACCTTCGACCGCGCCCCCGAGTTGAAGTCCCCGCACAGGATCACCGGCTCATCCTCCGGGATGCCCCCGATCCAGTTCTTCCCTAACAGCTCCTCCGCCTGCATCCTGCGTTCCTGCCGCCCCAGTCCGAAATGGGTGTTGATAAAATGGAATGCGGGACGCTCCTCGATTTCCAGTTTCACCCAGATCGCTCCCCGGGCTTCCTTGATGAAACTGTGTTCCGCGCCCGTGAGCAGACCCGATTTAACCACTTGGAAGGGGTAGCGGGAGAAAATGGCGATGCCGTAACGCTCCGCCTCTTCCTCAAGCATCGCGTGGAAGACGTGCGTCATCCTCAGGTGGTCCGCGATGAGCTGCGCCTGATCATGACCTCGGCTCCGCGGGCGGTGGGCATCCACCTCCTGCACGGCCACCACGTCCGGATCGAAATGGTTGATCACCCGCGCGACCCGCTCCGGCCGCAACTTGCCATCGATCCCCAGGCAACTGTGGATATTGTAGGTCATTACCCGCAGTGGCAGATCGGCCTCCCGCTTTGCATGCTCTGGCACGCGTTCCTCCCGGACCCCGTCCCGACCCAGATAGTGTTCCGCGATTTTCTTCAGATCCTCGCCGCGGACCCGCTGCCCTGTGCGCGCCAAGTGTGCCACATGCCAGCGCCGGATACGGTCCGGCACGAGCAGGAAGCCGCGTGTCTCTTCGTAGCCCGGACCGCAGTGGGCGCCGTTCTCCAGCGGGAACGACATTGGCTTTCCGCGATGATCCCATCCGCTGATCACGATATCGCCCGCATCCCGGTGGAAGCAGAGGCTTACAAGATCATCCGCGGCTTCATCCAGAAACGGATGATCCGGACCAAGAACTTCAGCGCGATCGCCGGGCAGAATCCAGGCACCTCGGGGATTGAAGCATTTCACGTCTCCGTCCTTCTGCTTCAGCATCACCAAGGGGATGCCCGCTTCTACGACCAGGGCGCGGGCGTAGTCCTCCATGGCGAGTGCTCCCACCTGGCAGGGTAAGTAGAGGTGGCCGATGGGCCCCATCGCCGCCACCACGATTTGGGTCGAAGGATCCGCTTCGTCTCCGGAAGAACTCTTCGGCGGCGTGCGGCGACGATTGGGAGCACTGCCCACCAAGTCCGGGGAATTCCTCGACCAGATGCCGTATCCGGCGAGCGGTCCATTCTTGAAGATCTCGGCCAGCGCGATCTCCAAGCTTCGGCCATGGCGGTTCTCGTAAGGCTCGGTGTGTTCCTGGCCATGATCGGAGTAGATCATAAGCTCATAGTCACGATGACCCGATTGGTGACCCGCCCGATAGATATCGCGGATCGTCCGGTCGATGCCCTTGAGCGTCCAATGAGCAAAAGCAGAGTCGGGGCCGCGGCGGTGTGCTTGTTCGTCGTAGCCTAGGAAGTTTGCATGGATGACCTGCGTTCCGCGCTCGATATCCAGCAGCACTCGGAAGCGGATCAACTCCCGCACGAGGATGCACACCACCACGCGTGCGGGCACGAAGGCGATCTCCTTGAGGAAGTTCTCCCGTTCGTAGAGGCCCTTCACCGCATCGATCAGAGCCAGCACGAACTCGACCACTGCTAGGCCGATCATGCGCAGGATCTTTGGCAGGTAGACGATGATCAGCAGCAGGCTTTTGAAAGGATGAAGCCGTTTCAGCAATTCATCCGGTGCCAGGTCCTGCGAGCAATAGCGGGTGCGGCTCGCACCGGCGCGATAGATATTGGAGTAAGCGTGTCCCTCCTTGAGCAAGGGGTTCGGGCATCGGTCGAAAAGTTCCTTCTCAATCTCGGACGCGGATTCAGCTTCATACATCCGCATCATCTTGCCGGTGGGGCGATGAAGGAAATGGAATGCGGGCACCGCAGCCCTCACTCCGTAGAAGATCTCCGCCTGAACCGCGGGTGTCGTTGAAGGGATGCCGGAATAGAAGTTCTCCAGCGAGAAGTGGCCGCGCTTCGTCAGCCGTGCGAGGAATGGCATCCGTCCCCGTTCGATCGCCGCTTCCAACTGCGTGCGGGAAAGCCCGTCGATCTGGATCAGGATCAAGCCCGGTTCGTCGGTCTCTCCCGATGGCCGCGTGACTCCCAACAGGAGCGCGGCCCAATGCGTGCGGCTGACCTTTCGCCGCAGCCATCTCAGGCGGACGGCGATGCTGCTAATCAAGGCTGGCCTCCGTGGCTGGGGTTACGATCACCGCGGCTGCCGCGGCAGAGACCTTGGCGGAAAGCAGGTCCCACTCCATCCCGATCCCGTCGATGAGCCGGTCCCAAGGCATCGGATCATCGTCCGCCAGGCGGTCATGCCGCGCGATCGTCTCCTTGTAGCAGTCGATCATCCGGCTTGAGCACCGGTCCGTCTCGTATTCTTCCGCGCTCAGTCTCGCATTCTCCACGCAATGCCGGCTCAATTCGTCGTCGTTCATCAAACGCTTCAGGGCGGCGCGATACTCTTCAGCGCTCGCATGCGCCGCGAGAAGCAGGCCGTTCTCACCATCCTTCAAGATCTCCCGCACCCCCGGACCATCCAGCGCCACCACCGGATTTCCAGCCGCCATCGCTTCCGCCAGCACGATCCCCTGCGTCTCCGTTTGTGATGCGAAGACAAACCAGTCCATCGCGGCGTAAGCTCCTGTTAGATCGCTCCCCGATTTCTTGCCCACCGCGAAGATCCGCCCTTCACCCCCGGCATCGGCCAGGATCTTCGTCATCTCCTCTCGCGCATCGCCATCACCGACTAACAGGAAGACCGCCTCGGGATCTTCCTTGAGGAGCGGAGCCACCGCTTCCGCGAGGAAGATCAGATTCTTCTCCTTCGCGAGTCGTCCCACATGCCCGATCACCCGCGCACTTTCCGGAATCCCCGCTTGCCTGCGGAAGCCCGGTCCGTCGCCCTTTGCAAAAGCCGCCGTGTCAATCCCGGTCGGAATCGATGAGATCGGCACCGTGACCTCACGGTCCCGCAAGAGCTTCGCGATGCTTTCGCTCGGCGCGATGATCCGGTCGCAGAGATTACAGTACTCCGTTGCCAGCTGGATGGCCATCCGCTTCAGGGCGGGAGAATCCAGCGGCACATAGTGCGTGTAGCGCTCGTAGAGCGTGTGATGGGTGAAGACGATCGGTGCCTGCATCTTCCATGACTCGCGCAGAGCCGCATCGCCTAGCAGGAATGGATGATGGCTATGGATGATGTCCGGCCCGAAGTCTTCCACGAAATCGCGGATCACGTTCGGCAGCGGCAGCCGCACGCAGAAGTCGCTGCCGTTGAAATTCTGGATTGCCGGCACCCGCAGAACGTCGGGTGATTCCATCGCCCCATCGAATTGGGGCGCGATCACCTTCACCTCGTGGCCTTGCCGACGACAGGCCTCCTCAAGCGTATTCACCGACCTCGCCACGCCACCGACGTGGGGGAGATAGGTATTCGTGAACATCGCGATTCTCATGATCAGGGCAATTGTGAAGAGAAACGGTCTTAGCTCGGTTGTAGCGGAAACACCTCACGGCTTCCATCGGCGCCGATTGGCACGAATCCGGGAACCTCGATCCTAACGCGCGGCGCTTCCCCGCGCCAGTTTGCTTCCAAGGTCAGTTGGGAGTTGGCGACCTTCACCGTCACCGTTCCCCATGAGGTCAAGGTCGGGCCGAAGTGAAGCTCGCCCTCCAGCCATTCCGGCAGGATACCCGAGCCTAACACGAGTTCGTCGGATTCCTCGCGCACGAAACAGTTGCGGATCATCATCACCCATTCCGCCGCCGCCCAGCCGTGCTGCCCGTCGCCCATGCAGCCGCCCAGCGAGAGCGGATGGATCGCTTCCGGCCATTGTCCCGTAGGAGAAGCGAGCTCGGCCACACGGCGGATCAATCCGGCGAAGCGCGGATCCCCGGCCCGGAGCAGCGTCTGCGCAAGGTCGAGCGTGAGATAGGCATTCACCCCGCTGTGAATCATCTCTTGGAAGAAGCCGCCTTGCTGGAAGCATCGCTCCATCAGAAACTCCACCGTCTTCAACTGCCGCGGCTCGCCCGCGGGATAGAGCTGCAGCGGGTAGTCCGCCACCATCGACCCGATTGCACCCGCATCCATGCGGCGGCCCGGCGCGGCCGGCATCGCCCCGAGCGAGCGCTTCGCCGGGATGCCTGCCAAGCTTGACTCGATGCTGGTCTCGTAGGCTTTTGCCAGATCCTCCGCTTCCTTGGCCGCCGCCGTATCACCGGCCTTGTGCCAGTAGTCCGCGATCGCTTTCAGACCGCCCCATGCCCAGAAATCATCCCAGTAGTAGTAGTCGTTAGGTCCGAGATGCTCTGCACTGAAGCCCGCAGGGAGCAGACCTTTTGTGCCAACCGGGTCATTCGTCGTCAGCCGCTTCTTATCGAGCCAGCGCACACCCTTCCGCAAGGCTTGCTCCATGTCCGCATCCAGCTTGCCACCCGTCATCGCCGCGTAGCGGGCCACGATCCAGAGCACTTGCCCGTTCGAGTCCCATTCGCCCTCCTGCGAGAGGAAGTAGCCGTTGATCTGTTGTCGGCCGGGAAATGCCGCGAGCACCCGCGTCGCCCGCTCCACCAATCCGATCGCCAGCATCGGGTGAAGCATCAGGCAGGCATCGCGGAACCAGAAGCGACGATAGGTATAGGGCCCGGGAACCAGATCCTCGGCCGAAAGCAGAAGCATGGTCCGCACCGCCGCATCGTAGAGGAATTGGATCTTCTCATCCGGCACCCTCAGTTGTGCCGTCTCCTTCAGCGCTTCCTTCCATCCCAGATTCACATCGAGATGCTTCGCTTCCTTGGTATCGCGATCCAGAGTGGCGGATACTCCCAGCACGCGGGGCTTGCCCGCATGAATCCGGAACAAGGCCGCCGCCGTGGCCATGCCTGTATCGCAGCTCGTCTCGCGCTGCTCGCTGCTACCCGGCAGATCGAGATACACGTCGCCTTCCGCATAGTGGGCCATGCGCAGGGAGTCGGGAGCTTCGCCCAGTTTTACGCTCGATTCACCATTCACATGGAAGGCCGTCCCGCAGCTCTCCATCTCGATCCGGTTGATGAACTGCACCCCCTCCGCGTTGTAGGGCCTCACCGCCACCACCACCCAGCCGTCTTCGTCTGCAGTGGCGCGCACCTCGGTACAGACCTCCGGTTTGCCCTCGCGCAGCACCATCTTGGTTTCGAGGTCCAGCCTCAGGCCATCCTTCGCGACCTCTGTTAGAACGATCAGCGTCGGGTCGAGGATCAACCGTTGTGTCACCGCGGAGTCATCCAGTTTGCTCGGCAGCAACCGGCGGCGCTTCTCGGTCACGATCCAGAAGTCCAGCGACCAGCCGTCATGCAGTGGAGTGACGAGCCCCCGCGGATCCACGATCGGATAAGCGGCCACCCCCGGCAGTCCCACCGCCGTCCAGTTGCGGTGTGTCAGATTGATATGGCTGAATGAGAATGCCCGCGGAATAAACGAAGGGTCCTTCGGATTGAACTGCCGCTCCACCCAGTAGGGCCAGACCCAGTCGAGGTTATGCTGGATCGCTTTCGCGTTCACCAGGCCGCGCGCATGGAAGACAATTCCCGCCCGCAGAAGTTCCAAGGGCTCCGCTACTTCGGAAGGCTGCGAGAAGCGCCGCATCCGCGCCATGAAGGTCGCGGGATCGATGACCCCGTAGCGACGGGCCGCGTGCTTCACGAGAAACTTCCATGGTAGAAACCGGAACATGAGTACCGGGAAGTTTGCACGATTTGGTCCAGATTGCAGCAAGGAGCTCAAACCCGCGTTGCAAAGGGATAAGCCCCTTCCGCTCCCTCTTTCCGGGATATGCAATCTGCATCGGGCAGTCACTCAACCCGTGCATTTTCGTCAGCGACCTTTCAGTGCGGGCGGGCCAGCACCAGCTCGCCCGTCATCCCGCTCGGGATCACGGACTCGGTCGCCATCGGAAAACATTCCAGCAACCCGTTCAGAGCCTGGTCGAGATGAACCAGATCATCCTTTGCTCCCAGCTTGGCGGCGAGACTACGCGCCACGCTGTAATTCAAAATCTGCAGCCGATGTACCGACTCGCAAATGTCCTCCGCCAGATCGCTGCAGGAATCGCAGTTTTGAGTCATCTTCGAGCGTGAAGCCGCGATCAGGCGCCGCATCGATTGGCAATCGTCCCCCGAAATGGAAATCCCATGGGTCTCCGCCAAGTTCTCCAGGAGATTGCGGCGGTCCCGGCTATGATCGGTCAAGGCCTCCACGCCGTGGTCGCCTGAACGCGCAGCTGCTTCCGAATAGAAGCTGATCAGCTGGAGTTCGCTGCAATGAAGCATCCGCAGCTTCCGGAAATAAGCACCCTTCAGATCCGTTTCCATGCATCATCTTTCGCAAGAACAATGCCACTCTTGAAATGACCTGTTTTCGGCCGAGGGTGAGCGACCATGGCCTCAAAATCCGAAGTCACGAAAACGCCATCCAAGCCCATCGAGCCGGCCAACGACGGCTTCCCCAAGGAGAAGGATGTCTCGACCCCGCCACCCGGCACGGATCAATCCAAAACCCGCCCGGATCAAAAGAAGAAGTAGCGCTCAGGCCCCGCTGGCGCAGAGTGCGAGCACCTTCCGGATCCGCTCGATACTGACCGGTTTCGGGAGTAGGTCCTGCGCGCCCAAGCTCTTCACCTCGGCGATCCGCTCGGGGCGTACGTCGCCGCTTACCACTAGTATGCACTGGAGTCGTGGTGGCTTGGAGCTTTGCAGACTGCGCAGGATTTCGGTCCCGTCGAAGTCCGGTAAATTCAAATCCAGCAGCAGGATATCGTGCTGGCCGCTCGCCAGCAGATGGATCGCCTCGCGCCCGGTTTCCGCGGTTTGTACGGTGGCTCCTTCCGCTTCCAGCAGCTGCGCCGTCGTCACCCGCGCCACCTGGTGGTCTTCCACCAGCAGGATGCTTCGGTCCTTCAGGGAGTCGCAGTGGATCTCGCCGGTATCTTTCGCCATCCCATCTTCCACGCACTCCGCAGGGATGTGGATGGAGAAGGTCGTGCCCACTCCCACCAAGCTTCTCACCGTCACCTCGAAGCCGAGGGCATCCAGCAATCGCCGGCAAATCGCCAGTCCCAGCCCCGCCCCTTTGTCCCGGTTGCGTTCCGGGTTCCTGAGCTGGAAGAATTCATCGAAGATTGAGCCGACATGCTCACTCGGAATCCCGATTCCCGAGTCGCTCACGTCGATCACCTGGCCACCGTCCTGCCCATCGCGGCATTCCACCCGGATCTCACCGGACTCCGTGAACTTCACGGCATTTGAAATGAAATTGGCCAGCACCCGCGCTAGCTTCGTCCGATCGGAACGAATGATCACCTCCCGCGGTAGCACATGCTTCAGCACCAGCCCGCGGCGCTCCGCCAGCGGCTCGGCTTGAGCCAGCTCCGAGCGGATCAGTTCGCCCAGTGAGAATTCCGAGAGGTCCAGGTCCAATCGGCCGGAGTCGAAGCGGGTCAGGTCGAGCACGTCGCTGACCAGATCGATCATCGCCCGGGCATTGCTCCACAGGTTCGTCGCCAGCGCAGGCACCTGGTGAGCCCGTGCCGGATCCTTCGCGCAGCGCTCGATCAGTTCGGCCAGGAGCGAGATCGCATTCGCAGGGGTCCGCACGTCGTGGGATACCGCCGCCAGGAACCGTGTCTTCTGGATCGAGGCCTCTTCCGCGGCCTTGCGCTTCTCCTCGATCTCCTTGCGGAAGCGGATCGCCTGCAGTGCGAGCGCCGCTTGTCCCGCCAGCCATTCCGCGATCCGGAAGTCGTGTTCGGACCAGCGTCGGGGCGAGCTGCTATAGAGCTCCAAGGTCGCGACCGGACGCCCCTCGTGCCAGATCGGCGAACCGAGCACCGCCCGGAAGGGGCGCCCGGCACCCGGCTGCGGCAGACGGAGATCCGCTCTCGCCTCGATGTCCTCGATGCAGGCTGTCCGTCCGCTGTCCAGAAGCAGCGAGGAGAAGGACTCATCATAGCTGAAGTCCGGCGGCACCGCACCATGCAGGCCGAATCCCGTGCTCCCGTTCAGCTCGATCGCCCCCTCGTTTTCGATCACCACGGCAGCGGCCTGCACCTCGTCTCCCAGCACCTGCACGCCCGCTTGGCAGATGCCGTTCATCACCATCACCTCGTTCATGTCGCTCTGCAGCCAGCGACCGGATTCCAGAAGGGTCTGCAAGCCGCGTTCGCGCCGCAGGAGTTCGTGGTTGGCATCGCTCAGCTCGGCGCTCTGCTGCTCCATTTCCTCCGCCTGTTGCCGGAGTTCTTCGGACTGTTGTTCCAGTTCCTCGCTCTGGCTCTGGTACTCCTCGTTCTGCCGCATGATTTCCTCTTCACGCGCGGCGATCTCCTCGTTGCTGGCGGCCAGTTCCTCGTTGCTCGTCTCCAGCTCGACGTTCAACTGTGAAAGCTCGTCGTTCGTTCGCTCGATGCGGTCCAGTGCCGCCAGGATCGCGTGGATCACCCCTGCAACCAGCCAGATATTCGCGAGCTGGGAGCCGATCAGCAGCTGTTCGTACTGCGGCGTATTCACGCCCGCCGGGGTTAGCCACAGGATTTTCACCAGCGCCGTGGCAGTGAAGGCCGCCGACATCAGATACAGGCAGAATCGGTCCCGGGTCCAAAGACACAGCAGTAGCGGCAGGCCTGTGGAAATCGGGAAGACCCGGTCATTGTACACGCTCAGCCTCAGCCAGGCCATCAGCCCAATGATTCCGAGGCTGAGGATCAGGGATAACGCGAAAGGGGGTGCTTGGCGCCGTTTCGACGCGGATGAGGAGATGCGGGTCATTCCACTGGGTGCTTCCGATAAATGCAGGGGCCCACTTGGGTGAGGCCGTTCAAACGGGGTTTCTCCGCCTTCCCCACCACCAGTACGCCGCCGGGGGCGAGCGCGGCCCGGAGTTTCTTCCAGAGCTGCGCCACCACTCCGCTCTCCAGATAGATGGCGAGATTGCGGCACAAGATCATGTCCCATGGGCCGGGGTCACTGTCGGTCAAAAGGTCACGGCATTCCCAGCGCACCGAGGCATGGATTGCGGGTGCCACGGCTACCGATGCCTTGCCCCGGATCAGGTGGCGTTTCGCAAGCGTCGGCGGGATGCCCGAGGCCGCCTCGGGAGAGTAGATGCCTCGCTCCGCTTCGGAGATCGCTTCGCTGCGGAAGTCCGTACCCAGCAGTTGCTTGAGGCTCAGCGCAGCGTGGTCGGCGAGCATCATGGCCACGGAGTAGAGTTCCATTCCGTTCGAACACGCGGCACTCCAGACCCGCGGTTTTCCCGTTCGGGCCACCATGGCCGGGATCACCTCATCGGCCAGATGCTCGAAGACTAGGTCGTCGCGGAAAAAGGAACTCGTTCCGATCAGCAGGGCATCGATCGCGAGTTGCAGCTTCGGGGGCTGCCGGGTCAGCAGATCCTTGGCGACCGCGATGGACGGTACTCGGAGCGCCCTAAGGCAGGCGGGAAGACGCCTGATCAGCGGGGCCATTCGGTAGCCCGCCGGATCAAGTCCCGCCATGCGCAGCACTTCAAAGGCGAAGACACCTTCAATGCAGGGAAATTCGCGGTCCTCCAGAGGCCCTACTACGTCGCTTCCCCGAAGGCCTTGAGAGCTATTCTCAAGCCTCCACGATAGACCACGCCCATCCCGTCGCTGCTGCCCGAAGCTGAGCGGTATTCCGGAAAAGCCGATGCAGCGGTATCGCTCCGGGCGCTCGCCGGGGGAGAGAGCGCGTTCGCGATCGGAGAGCCATTGTTGCGGACGATGGGCAAGAGGGGGGACGTCAGGCATCGGTATCGCGGAGTCGTGAAGCAGCCGCTCGCTTAAGGGCGCGGAGATGCCGCCCCGCCCGGCGGGAGCACTTCATTTGCAACTCCTGTTCCAAGATCGGCATGCCCTATTACCCCTAGAATTGCGGAGCTAGGAAGCCGCAAATGGCCTCTACCGCATGAGAGCAATAGTGCAAAGCGCACCTTCCGGAATTGCATCTTGCATCCGGTTTCTATTCGGCAGCTGGCCTAATTCAGCGTTACTTGGAAGCGATAGGTTCCCGAGCCTGTCTCGAAAATGGTTCGGTTCTTTTCTTCTCGCAGGAATCTTGCCCCTTCTTGGGTGACCTTCGCACCGGGTCGTGCCGGCACGCTCACTTCGGCGCTCGTGTTGGGAGGCACCGTTACCTCCATTTCAAAGGATTTTCCATCCGTCTGCCACGAGCAAGAGATCGTCCCACGCACCGACTGGTAGTGTCCCTTCGCATGCCTGAGTCCGCCGCCGGGGACCGGTGCGATGGAGATTTTTCCAAACCCCGGTTCCAGCGGGGTGATCCCCAGCACGCTCTGATAGAGCCATTCCACGCAGGCGCCGTAGGCGTAGTGGTTGAAAGAGTTCATCGAGACATCGCCGAAGCCGTTCTCCACCGTGTAGCTATTCCAGCGCTCCCAGATCGTGGTGGCACCTTGCTCGATCGAGTAGCCCCACGAGGGATAGGTCTTCTTCCGGATCAGGGCATAGGCCAGATCATCGCGGCCGATCTCGCTCAGCACCGGAAGCAGCAGGTTCACGCCGAGGAAGCCGGTGCCGAGGTGACCTCCCTTGGCATCGATCGCGGCGGCGAGGTGCTTCGCCGCCTTCGCCTGCTGTTGCTCATCCAGTAGCTCGAATCTCAGCGCCGCCAGATAGCCGGTCTGGGTATCGTTGCCGATCTTGCCATCGGCTTTCACGAAGGCGCCTTGGAAGGCGCGGCGGATTTCCTGGAAGCGCTTGGCGTAGGCCGCCGCTTCTTCCGTCATGCCCAGCGCGGTTGCCAGTTCACTGGCCAGCTTGTTACTATAGGCATGGTAGCCGGTGCCGAGCAGGTCCTTCGGGGTGTCGCCGCCCACGGCCAGCCAGTCGCCGAATCCCTCGTTCGGGCCGATGTCTTGCGGTGCCTTGCTGCGGTAGAGTGCGAGGTGTTTGCGGATCGCTTCGAAGTGTTCCATGGCTGCCCGGGTATCGCCATACATGCGGTATAGGGTCCAAGGCACGATCACCCCGGCATCGGCCCATCCGGGGCTCCACATGTCGTGATAGACGGGAGCCATCCCGGGGAAAGCTCCAGCCGGACTTTGTGCGTCCACCATGTCCTGCGTCCACTTGGTCAGGAAGGCGTTCACGTCCATGTTGTAGGCCGCCGTTTGGGCGAAGACCTGCGTGTCGCCGCTCCATCCCATCCGCTCGTCGCGCTGCGGGCAATCGGTCGGCACCTCCAAGTAGTTGGAGAGCTGGCCCCACAGGGTATTCTTGTAGATCGCGTTGATCAGGGCATCGGAGCAGGAAAAGGAACCGCTCGTCTCCAGGTCGGAGCTGATCACGATGCCCGTCAGCGTGGAGGTTTCCGCGGGGTAGGGGAGACCGCTGATCTCCGCATAGCGGAAGCCATGGAAGGTGAAGCGTGGTTCCCAGATCTCTTCCCCGCCACCCTTGCAGATGTAGTGGTCGGTCGCGCGGGCGGAACGCAGGTTCTCCGTGTAGAGCTTGCCGTTGGGTTGCAGCATCTCGCCGAATCGCAGGCGGATCACGGTGCCGGCCGGGGCCTTCACCTTCAGCCGCACCCAGCCGGAGAAGTTCTGGCCGAAGTCGAACATTTGCGGGCCGCGATCCGGTGAGACGATCTTCACGGCCTTCAACTCGGCCACCTTGCGGACCGGCGGCATCGGGTAGGCTTCAAGCGTGGCGGGTTCGAATTCGGGGCCGCTCACGACCGGCTTCCAGCCCTCGTCCTTGAACCCGGGCGCGTCCCATCCCGGCTGCTCCAGGCGTGCATCGTAGCTCTCCCCGGCGAACATGTCGGCCTCCAGGATCGGGCCGGTGCTTGCTTTCCATGAGCTGTCGCTCGCGATCACCTCGCTACTGCCATCATCGTAGTAGAGGTGGAGCTGCGCCTTCAGCCGGGTCTTCGTGCCGTGGCGGTTCTGGCCCAGGATGCTGATGTTGCCACGGAACCATCCGTCTCCGAGCAGTGCCCCCAGGGTGTTCGCACCGGGTTTGATCCGTGAGCTCACGTCATGGGCGCGGTAGTAGAGCCGCTTGCGGTAGTCGGTCCATCCGGGTGCGAAGTAGGAGTCGTCCACCGGCTCGCCGTTCAAGCGCGCCTGCACATGGCCGAGCGCGGTGGTGTAGAGCAC
The genomic region above belongs to Luteolibacter rhizosphaerae and contains:
- a CDS encoding TVP38/TMEM64 family protein, which produces MKLTELMMKHRGKIASTLVILLLAGWMIWHHRADLSREALVAWGKDLHPAWFIAAFCILPVLGFPLSILLLLAGVRFGLTGGMILATAGTFFHHFAAFYLAHGSFRDSVRRRLEKAGRKIPPIKEKHRIWFTALFAAIHGPPYAAKLYLLALTDVPFRVYLWAGAPAYVLFCFVPVGAGSAVTTFNPTWIYILTGVMAAILLAGYLLRKRFGAMMNQDEAS
- a CDS encoding endonuclease/exonuclease/phosphatase family protein, which encodes MISSIAVRLRWLRRKVSRTHWAALLLGVTRPSGETDEPGLILIQIDGLSRTQLEAAIERGRMPFLARLTKRGHFSLENFYSGIPSTTPAVQAEIFYGVRAAVPAFHFLHRPTGKMMRMYEAESASEIEKELFDRCPNPLLKEGHAYSNIYRAGASRTRYCSQDLAPDELLKRLHPFKSLLLIIVYLPKILRMIGLAVVEFVLALIDAVKGLYERENFLKEIAFVPARVVVCILVRELIRFRVLLDIERGTQVIHANFLGYDEQAHRRGPDSAFAHWTLKGIDRTIRDIYRAGHQSGHRDYELMIYSDHGQEHTEPYENRHGRSLEIALAEIFKNGPLAGYGIWSRNSPDLVGSAPNRRRTPPKSSSGDEADPSTQIVVAAMGPIGHLYLPCQVGALAMEDYARALVVEAGIPLVMLKQKDGDVKCFNPRGAWILPGDRAEVLGPDHPFLDEAADDLVSLCFHRDAGDIVISGWDHRGKPMSFPLENGAHCGPGYEETRGFLLVPDRIRRWHVAHLARTGQRVRGEDLKKIAEHYLGRDGVREERVPEHAKREADLPLRVMTYNIHSCLGIDGKLRPERVARVINHFDPDVVAVQEVDAHRPRSRGHDQAQLIADHLRMTHVFHAMLEEEAERYGIAIFSRYPFQVVKSGLLTGAEHSFIKEARGAIWVKLEIEERPAFHFINTHFGLGRQERRMQAEELLGKNWIGGIPEDEPVILCGDFNSGARSKVFRRLAGAMRDSQTIAPDHVPLATFPSTSPFLRLDHIFTSSHFSVERVERPRTPTSIMASDHLPLCVELTLHPPT
- a CDS encoding glycosyltransferase yields the protein MRIAMFTNTYLPHVGGVARSVNTLEEACRRQGHEVKVIAPQFDGAMESPDVLRVPAIQNFNGSDFCVRLPLPNVIRDFVEDFGPDIIHSHHPFLLGDAALRESWKMQAPIVFTHHTLYERYTHYVPLDSPALKRMAIQLATEYCNLCDRIIAPSESIAKLLRDREVTVPISSIPTGIDTAAFAKGDGPGFRRQAGIPESARVIGHVGRLAKEKNLIFLAEAVAPLLKEDPEAVFLLVGDGDAREEMTKILADAGGEGRIFAVGKKSGSDLTGAYAAMDWFVFASQTETQGIVLAEAMAAGNPVVALDGPGVREILKDGENGLLLAAHASAEEYRAALKRLMNDDELSRHCVENARLSAEEYETDRCSSRMIDCYKETIARHDRLADDDPMPWDRLIDGIGMEWDLLSAKVSAAAAAVIVTPATEASLD
- a CDS encoding DUF892 family protein, whose product is METDLKGAYFRKLRMLHCSELQLISFYSEAAARSGDHGVEALTDHSRDRRNLLENLAETHGISISGDDCQSMRRLIAASRSKMTQNCDSCSDLAEDICESVHRLQILNYSVARSLAAKLGAKDDLVHLDQALNGLLECFPMATESVIPSGMTGELVLARPH
- a CDS encoding hybrid sensor histidine kinase/response regulator is translated as MAWLRLSVYNDRVFPISTGLPLLLCLWTRDRFCLYLMSAAFTATALVKILWLTPAGVNTPQYEQLLIGSQLANIWLVAGVIHAILAALDRIERTNDELSQLNVELETSNEELAASNEEIAAREEEIMRQNEEYQSQSEELEQQSEELRQQAEEMEQQSAELSDANHELLRRERGLQTLLESGRWLQSDMNEVMVMNGICQAGVQVLGDEVQAAAVVIENEGAIELNGSTGFGLHGAVPPDFSYDESFSSLLLDSGRTACIEDIEARADLRLPQPGAGRPFRAVLGSPIWHEGRPVATLELYSSSPRRWSEHDFRIAEWLAGQAALALQAIRFRKEIEEKRKAAEEASIQKTRFLAAVSHDVRTPANAISLLAELIERCAKDPARAHQVPALATNLWSNARAMIDLVSDVLDLTRFDSGRLDLDLSEFSLGELIRSELAQAEPLAERRGLVLKHVLPREVIIRSDRTKLARVLANFISNAVKFTESGEIRVECRDGQDGGQVIDVSDSGIGIPSEHVGSIFDEFFQLRNPERNRDKGAGLGLAICRRLLDALGFEVTVRSLVGVGTTFSIHIPAECVEDGMAKDTGEIHCDSLKDRSILLVEDHQVARVTTAQLLEAEGATVQTAETGREAIHLLASGQHDILLLDLNLPDFDGTEILRSLQSSKPPRLQCILVVSGDVRPERIAEVKSLGAQDLLPKPVSIERIRKVLALCASGA